A genomic window from Candidatus Thiocaldithrix dubininis includes:
- a CDS encoding fused MFS/spermidine synthase: MSQLKLLHAAEDEYGFIYVFDDGDCRYLSFAAGDEQSCCLKAAPHVLQYEYTQAMLLSLLFCQPKRVLVLGLGGGSLVNALFHYKPDLHITVVELRSAVIEIAQQFFYVPRSKRIEMMHANADNVLLDNNLRKVDLIFSDLYHAEGIDQVQLKNDFIARCAEQLKAGGCLALNCWDEHEQDPHLHAALTEHFADIRVISTNSNNWVIVATKQANWQSNRELKEAASRLEPALGFSLLRGLNRARAWN; the protein is encoded by the coding sequence ATGTCACAGTTAAAACTATTACACGCTGCTGAAGATGAATACGGCTTTATTTATGTATTTGATGATGGCGATTGCCGCTACTTGTCATTTGCCGCAGGCGACGAACAAAGTTGCTGTTTAAAAGCCGCACCGCATGTTCTGCAATACGAATACACACAAGCCATGTTATTAAGCTTACTGTTTTGCCAACCCAAACGCGTATTAGTGTTAGGTTTAGGCGGCGGCAGTTTGGTTAATGCCCTGTTTCACTATAAACCTGATCTGCATATAACCGTGGTCGAATTACGCTCAGCCGTCATTGAGATTGCCCAACAGTTTTTCTACGTACCACGCAGCAAGCGCATTGAAATGATGCATGCGAATGCAGACAATGTTTTATTAGACAATAACTTGCGTAAGGTCGATTTAATCTTTTCGGATTTGTATCACGCCGAAGGCATAGACCAAGTGCAATTAAAAAATGATTTTATTGCGCGTTGTGCTGAACAACTAAAAGCAGGCGGTTGTTTAGCCTTAAATTGTTGGGATGAACACGAACAAGACCCACATTTACACGCGGCTTTAACGGAACACTTTGCAGATATACGCGTTATTTCCACTAATAGTAATAATTGGGTGATTGTGGCCACGAAACAGGCCAATTGGCAAAGCAACCGTGAACTGAAAGAAGCGGCTAGCCGCTTAGAACCCGCTTTAGGCTTTTCATTATTACGCGGATTAAATCGTGCAAGAGCTTGGAATTAA